GATCAGGAGGAGGTGCGTCCGCGGGGAGACCTTTCCCCACGTCGCGACCCAGGCGAGTGCCGTCACGACCTCGAGGAGGAAGAACGCCCACTCCGTCGCCCAGGCCCAGACGAACGTGTGGATGAGGGACGATGTGGCGGCCGGGTGGACGACGCCGATCGTGAACCAGATTCCGACACCCGAGATCGCCCCGAAGACGGTCGAAAGGAGAAGGAGGATCATCGACGACCGCTTCACGAGATCGCGGAGCGGCCCGTCGTTCCGCTTCACGGCGGCCGTCTCGAGAACGGCCAGCACGAGCCCTCCGCCGACGGCGAAGTGCGAGACGACGACGTGCAGGATTGCGACGAGGGCGATCAGGATCCCGCCGCCCATCGCGAATTCCCGGATCGGGTAGTCCAACTCCGCCTCCTCGCCGCAATCAGGGGATGCGGCGTCCCTCGTAGAGCCCGTCGTAGACGTATTTCGAGAAGTAGCGCTCGGACGGGTCGCTCAGGAGCGTGACGACCCGCTTCCCTTCGCCGAGCATTTTCGCGAGCCGCTTCGCCCCGGCGACGGCGGCCCCGGACGAGGCGGCGGCAGGAAGGCCCATCCTCCCGAGGCGGTCGACCATCTCGTAGCTCTCGGAGTGGGGAATGGTGAAGACGCCGTCCGCGAGGGAGCGGTCGAACGTGGCGGGGATCCAGTTGTTCCCGATCCCCTCGACCATGTGCTCGCCCTTCCCGTCCGTCGCGCCGTAGATGGAATCGGGCGGCTCCACTCCCCAGCAGCGGATGGACGGGGCCATCTCCTTCAGGAAACGGGCGACGCCGCAGAATGTCCCCCCGGTCCCGACGCCGAAGGCGATGCCGTCGACTCTTCCGCCCATCTGCTCCCAGATCTCCGGACCGGTCGTCTCGTAGTGGATCCGCGGGTTCGCGGGATTTTCGAACTGCCGCATCGGGACGGCGCCGGGGATCGACGCCGCGAGCTCGTTCGCCTTCGCCACGGCGCCCTGGATTCCCGCCTCGTGCGGGACGAGGACGATCTCGCCCCCCAGGCCGCGGATCAGGATCATCTTCTCGCGGGCGTACCCCTCGACCATCACGATGACGACGCGGTAGCCGCGCGAGACCCCCACCAGGGCGAGGCCGACCCCGGTGTTTCCGGCCGTCGCCTCGAGAATGGTCCCGCCGGGTTTCAGGGCGCCGCTCTCCTCGGCCGCGCGAATGAGCCCCAGGGCCGTCCGGTCCTTCACGCTCATCCCGGGATTCAGGTATTCGAGCTTGGCGTACACGTCCGCCTCGCCCGGCTCTTTCAGGGCGCCGAGCCGGATCATCGGGGTCCTCCCGATCAGCTCGACGACGCTTTCCACGACGCGCATGCACCGCTCCACGGGGACCCCCGGGGAGCCGCCCGCCCCGTCGAAAGTCCAGCGAGTCTTGTAGGCGGGGGCGCGGGGGAAGTCAAGGAAGGGGAGGGTGCCCGCCGGATGCTAGGATGCCCGGCCGGGCGGCGCGGAATCCTCGCTGTCGCCACTCCCGCAAGAGGTGCCTCGCATCATGTCCGACGTCAAGAACCTGCGCATCGCCAGCCGGATCATCCACGCGGGTCAGCGAACCTGCCCGCTCACCGGTGCCGTCGCGACGCCGATCTACCAGACGTCGACCTTCGCGTTCAAGGACACCGACGAAGGGGCCGCCCGCTTCGGCGGGACGGACCCCGGCTACAAGTACACGCGGCTGGGGAACCCGACGGTCGCGGCCCTCGAGGAGTGCATCGCCGACCTCGAGGGGGGCTGCGGGGCGATGGCCGCCTCGACCGGCATGGCGGCCGTCCACACCGTCTACTTCACGCTCCTCGGCGCGGGGGCCCACGTCGTCGGGACCGACGCCCTCTACGGCGCGAGCCGGATGATCCTGGAGAAGGAGTACTCCCGCTTCGGCGTGACGGGCTCCTTCGTGGACACGTCGGACCCGGCCAACGTCGAGAAGGCGATGAGGCCCGAGACGAAGCTCGTCTACCTCGAGACGCCTGCCAACCCGACGCTCAAGCTCTGCGACATCGAGGCGATCGCGAAGATCGCCCACGACCGCGGCGCCCTCGTCGCCGTCGACAACACCTTCGCCACGCCACTCCTCCAGCAGCCCTTCGCGCTCGGCGCGGACGTCGTCCTGCACAGCATGACGAAGTTCCTGAACGGCCACAGCGACGTCGTCGCCGGGATCGTCGTCGCGAAGGACCCCGCGCTCTTCGCCCGCCTCCGCTCCGTACACGTCAACGTCGGCCCGACGATGGACCCGCACCAGGCCTGGCTCGTCTTCCGGGGCGTCAAGACGCTCGGCCTGCGGCTGGAGAAGGCCCAGGCGAATGCTCTCGAGGTCGCGCGGTTCCTGGAAGCCCACCCGAAGGTGTCCTGGGTCCGCTACCCCTTCCTCCCGAGCCACCCGCAGTACGACCTCGCGCGCCGGCAGATGACGGGCGGCGGGGCCATCGTCTCGTTCGGCGTGAAGGGAGGGCTCGAGGCGGGCCGGACCCTCATGAACTCCGTCAAGCTCGCGACGCTCGCGGTGAGCCTGGGAGGCGTCGAGACGCTCATCGAGCACCCGGCCTCCATGACGCACGCCAGCGTCCCCAGGGTCGATCGCGAGAAGGCAGAGATCTCCGACGACCTCGTCCGGATCGCCCTCGGATGCGAGGACGCGCTCGACCTCTGCGAGGATCTCGAACAGGCGCTGGCGAAGGTCTGACGCCCCGGCCCCCCGGACGCCGGGCCGCCCGGGCTGCCGGGCTCAGGCGCCGAGGTCGAGCAGGAACCTCTCCGTCTCGGCGAGGACCCTCTCCGGGTCCTGGCGGTGCGGGAAGTGGCCGAGGCCGGGAAGGAGCGCCGTTCGCACCGGCCCGGAGACCGCGGAGGCGATCGCCTCGACCTGGGCGCGGGTCGCGTACTCGTCCTCCTCGCCCTGGATCACGAGGACCGGGCACCGGATCGCGCGGATCGCCTCCACTGCCGAGAAGCTCCGGAAAGCCGGGTCGTGCCAGGTCTCGGCCCAGCTCCGGAAGACGGCACCGGCCTTCTCCCCGTGGTGACGGGCGAGGCGAGCCGGCAGGTCGGACGTCCGCCAGGTCGCAGCCGTCTCGGAGATCCCGGCGAGCGTCGCGTCCTCGATGAAGACGTGTGCGGCGATCGAAACGACGGCGGCGGGGACCTCCGGGAAGAAGGCCGCAAACAGGAGCGCGATGGTGGCCCCGTCGCTGTGCCCGAAGAGGACCGGGCGGGCGATCCCCGCCTGCCGCAGCACCTCGGGGAGCCGCCGCCTCGACTCCACCTCGAAGAAAGCGTGGCCGGGGAGCTCGGGCCAGGGATCGGACCGGCCGAACCCGAGGCGGTCGAAGACGAGCCCCTCGCGGCCCAGTGCTCCGCAGAGCCGTTCGGGAAGGTCCCGCCAGAGAGAGACGGCGCCCAGGGCGTCGTGGAGGAAGACGATGGGGGCGAGGCCAGGCCAGACCTCGTCCGGGACGATCCGGAAGGCCTCGATCCGCCCCTCGGGAAGCCGCATCGGAATCGGCGTGCGCTGCGCGGAAGCGCGAAGGGGCCGGGTCACCCGGCTATTCTGGGACCGGCGCTGATCCGGCGTCGCACCTTTCCTCCTCCCGAACCTGTAATCTGTCAGGGGAGGGTCCGTTGAGGTTCCGTCGTCTCGTCGCTCATCACGAAGCCGGTCGCGCAGTCGTCGCGTGGGACGCCGGCCTTCGCCTCCCGAAGGTCTCGATCTACCCCGAAGAGCACACGCGCGGCCGCATCCTCGTCGGCCAGGAGTTTCCGTCGGGCGTTTCCGACGCCGACCGGAAGAAGCAGCACGTCTACCTCCGACTCCTCGCGGCGGGACCGATCGCCGTGGTGATGGCCGGAGGAAAGCTTCCTGTCGAGCCGCACGTCGGCATCGAGATCGACACGCACCGCATCGCCGTCTTCGCCCGGCGGGCCGGCCTCGAGATCGACGCCGTCTTCCGCGAGACGGCCGTGAGGCTCGCCTACCTCTGGGAACCGGTGGAGGAGCTCGTCGACGCGCTCCTGATGAACGAGACCGTGCCTGGGCCTCTCGCTTCCCGGATCATCCGCAGGACTCACCCGGGCCCGCTCCTGGGGTAGCGCGCACCGCCTGGCGCCTCCGGCGCGGGAGCGGGGAGAGAAGCCGGGCCTCTCCCCCCGCCGCGCGGCAGGTCAGTGCGTCGCCGGAGCGGTCGTCGCGGTCTTTGCGGTCGCCGCCGGGGTGAGCCCACGCCGCACGAGAAGCGGCTGGACGGACGGCTCGCGGCCCCGGAAGCCCTTGTAGAGCGACATCGCCTCGGCGGTGCCCCCCTTCTCGAGGATGTTCTTGCGGAAGGCCGTGGCGGTGGTCTTGTCGAAGATCCCCTTCTCGCGGAACGCCTCGAAGGCGTCGGCGTCGAGGATCTCGCTCCAGAGATAGCTGTAGTACCCGGCGGAGTAGCCGCCCCCCGGTCCGAAGATGTGCTGGAAGTACGGGCTCCGGTAGCGGGAGACGATCTCGGGGATGAGCCCGATCTTCGCGAGCGACGCCGTTTCGAAGGCCGTCGCGTTCTCGACCTTCGGCTCGGTCAGCGTGTGCCAGTTCATGTCGAGGTAGGCCGCGGCGGCGTACTCGACCGTGGCGAATCCCTGGCCGTAGAGCTCGGACTCGTGGATCTTCGCGACGAGGGCGGCCGGGATCGGCTCGCTGGTCTTCCAGTGCTTCGCGTACCCCTTCAGCACCTCGGGCTCGAGCGCCCAGTTCTCCATGATCTGGGAAGGGAGCTCGACGAAGTCGCGCGGGACGCCCGACATCGAACGGTAGGTCACGCGCGAGAGGATCCGGTGGAGGGCGTGCCCGAACTCGTGGAAGAGCGTCTCGACCTCTTCCAGCGAGAGGAGCGCGGGTGCGTCTCCCGAGGGCCGTGTGAAGTTCATGACGTTCGTGACGATGGGGCGGACGTCCTTGCCGTCCTTCACCCACTGCTCACGGAGCCGCCCGCACCAGGCCCCGCCGCGCTTGCCCGGGCGCGGGTGGAAGTCCGTCGTGAAGAGGGCGAGGAACGAGCCGTCGGCGTCCTTCACCTCGAACGTCTTCACCTCGGAGTGGTACTTCGGGACGTCGGTCCTCTCGGTGAAGGTGATGCCGTAGAGCCGGTTCGCCACGGAGAAGGCTCCTTCGCGAACGCGGTCGAGCGCGAAGTAGGGACGCAGCGCCTGGTCGTCGAGGTCGTAGCGCGCCTTGCGGACCTTCTCGGCGTAGTAGCGCCAGTCCCACGGCTCGAGCGGCCCGACCTTGCCGTCGGCCTTCAGGGCGGCCGCGAGGTCCTTCGCGTCGACCTTCGCCACCTCGAGAGCCGGCTTCCAGACGCGGTCCAGCAGCTCGTAGACCCTCGCCGGCGTCTTCGCCATGTTGTCGTCGAGGACGAAGTCGGCCCACGTGGCGAAGCCGAGGAGCTTCGCCCGTTCGGCGCGCAGCGCCGCCATCTTCGACAGGAGCTCCTTGTTGTCCGTCTCGCCGCCCTTGTCGCACCGGGTCGTGTAGGCCGTCAGGATCTCCTTGCGGAGCGCACGGTTCTCGGCGAACGTCAGGAAGGGCCAGATCGAGGGCGACTGGAGCGTGAAGACCCACTTCCCCTCGAGCTTCGCCGCCTTCGCCGCGTCGGCTGCGGCCGCGACGACGCCGGGGGGCAGCCCGGCGAGGTCTTCCTTCTTCTCGACGACGAGACGCCAGGAGTTCGTTTCCTTGAGAAGGTTGTCGCTGAACCGGATCCCGAGCGCCGAGAGTTCCTGATTCACTTCCCGGAACCGCGTCTTCTGCTCGGGGGAGAGGTTCGCGCCGCCGCGGACGAAGTCCTTGTAGCCGTCCTCGACGAGCTTCTTCTGCTCGGGTGTCAGTCCGAGCGTGTCCCGCTTCTCCCAGACCGCCTTCACCCGGGCGAAGAGCTTCTCGTTCAGCCGCACGTCGTCGCGAAGCGACGAGAGCAGCGGGGAGACCTTCCGGGTGATCGCCTGGATCTCGT
The sequence above is a segment of the Holophagales bacterium genome. Coding sequences within it:
- a CDS encoding cysteine synthase family protein, whose amino-acid sequence is MRVVESVVELIGRTPMIRLGALKEPGEADVYAKLEYLNPGMSVKDRTALGLIRAAEESGALKPGGTILEATAGNTGVGLALVGVSRGYRVVIVMVEGYAREKMILIRGLGGEIVLVPHEAGIQGAVAKANELAASIPGAVPMRQFENPANPRIHYETTGPEIWEQMGGRVDGIAFGVGTGGTFCGVARFLKEMAPSIRCWGVEPPDSIYGATDGKGEHMVEGIGNNWIPATFDRSLADGVFTIPHSESYEMVDRLGRMGLPAAASSGAAVAGAKRLAKMLGEGKRVVTLLSDPSERYFSKYVYDGLYEGRRIP
- a CDS encoding alpha/beta hydrolase, which translates into the protein MTRPLRASAQRTPIPMRLPEGRIEAFRIVPDEVWPGLAPIVFLHDALGAVSLWRDLPERLCGALGREGLVFDRLGFGRSDPWPELPGHAFFEVESRRRLPEVLRQAGIARPVLFGHSDGATIALLFAAFFPEVPAAVVSIAAHVFIEDATLAGISETAATWRTSDLPARLARHHGEKAGAVFRSWAETWHDPAFRSFSAVEAIRAIRCPVLVIQGEEDEYATRAQVEAIASAVSGPVRTALLPGLGHFPHRQDPERVLAETERFLLDLGA
- a CDS encoding aminotransferase class I/II-fold pyridoxal phosphate-dependent enzyme, translated to MSDVKNLRIASRIIHAGQRTCPLTGAVATPIYQTSTFAFKDTDEGAARFGGTDPGYKYTRLGNPTVAALEECIADLEGGCGAMAASTGMAAVHTVYFTLLGAGAHVVGTDALYGASRMILEKEYSRFGVTGSFVDTSDPANVEKAMRPETKLVYLETPANPTLKLCDIEAIAKIAHDRGALVAVDNTFATPLLQQPFALGADVVLHSMTKFLNGHSDVVAGIVVAKDPALFARLRSVHVNVGPTMDPHQAWLVFRGVKTLGLRLEKAQANALEVARFLEAHPKVSWVRYPFLPSHPQYDLARRQMTGGGAIVSFGVKGGLEAGRTLMNSVKLATLAVSLGGVETLIEHPASMTHASVPRVDREKAEISDDLVRIALGCEDALDLCEDLEQALAKV
- a CDS encoding M3 family metallopeptidase, whose product is MRRVLTAVAGLAMAMPCLAQPAAEPKPETNPFFMEWATPFGMAPFEKIQAAHFVPAFEAGIAARKKEIEAIASNPEAPTFANTVEALENGGLALSKVSDVFFTLSGAETNDEIQAITRKVSPLLSSLRDDVRLNEKLFARVKAVWEKRDTLGLTPEQKKLVEDGYKDFVRGGANLSPEQKTRFREVNQELSALGIRFSDNLLKETNSWRLVVEKKEDLAGLPPGVVAAAADAAKAAKLEGKWVFTLQSPSIWPFLTFAENRALRKEILTAYTTRCDKGGETDNKELLSKMAALRAERAKLLGFATWADFVLDDNMAKTPARVYELLDRVWKPALEVAKVDAKDLAAALKADGKVGPLEPWDWRYYAEKVRKARYDLDDQALRPYFALDRVREGAFSVANRLYGITFTERTDVPKYHSEVKTFEVKDADGSFLALFTTDFHPRPGKRGGAWCGRLREQWVKDGKDVRPIVTNVMNFTRPSGDAPALLSLEEVETLFHEFGHALHRILSRVTYRSMSGVPRDFVELPSQIMENWALEPEVLKGYAKHWKTSEPIPAALVAKIHESELYGQGFATVEYAAAAYLDMNWHTLTEPKVENATAFETASLAKIGLIPEIVSRYRSPYFQHIFGPGGGYSAGYYSYLWSEILDADAFEAFREKGIFDKTTATAFRKNILEKGGTAEAMSLYKGFRGREPSVQPLLVRRGLTPAATAKTATTAPATH